The Pseudomonas sp. DG56-2 genome contains a region encoding:
- a CDS encoding MFS transporter has protein sequence MNKHIADIKRWRVQIFAVTWIAYAAFYFTRKAFSVAKLGIGEDPSFTLDKMAMANLDAIYLAAYAVGQFTWGMLADRFGPRVVVLGGLVISAAAALVMGSYATFPIFATCMLVQGLAQSTGWAGLCKNIGSFFPSSQRGRVLGLWSSCYAFGGLVASPFAGWWAYTLVGSWHAAFFSSAAVVAGVAVLFFFLQRNKPEDVGLPAVEPEPESMVPGTTICSIWTPLREILRNRTVLTLGLAYFLLKPARYAILLWGPVMVFEQMPSVGKVGAAIIPTAFELAGLLGPIMIGLASDKLFGARRMPACVISLIVLTVTLALFMGAMQTGSVILVVALLFVMGLTLYGPDSMISGAAAIDFGSAKAGATAAGFVNGCGSVGAILGGLLPGYFDGITVFIVFAACALFSALVLVPHWNSRPATADHIPAVAPNTAMAIKPLRT, from the coding sequence ATGAATAAACATATTGCAGATATAAAGCGTTGGCGCGTGCAGATCTTTGCCGTCACCTGGATTGCCTACGCTGCGTTTTACTTCACCCGCAAAGCATTCTCCGTCGCCAAGTTGGGCATTGGCGAAGATCCAAGTTTTACCCTCGACAAAATGGCTATGGCCAACCTCGATGCCATCTACCTGGCTGCCTATGCAGTAGGGCAGTTCACCTGGGGCATGCTCGCCGACCGTTTCGGCCCACGTGTGGTGGTGCTCGGCGGCCTGGTGATTTCTGCGGCAGCCGCGTTGGTGATGGGCAGCTACGCAACCTTCCCGATTTTTGCCACCTGCATGCTGGTCCAGGGCTTGGCCCAGTCCACGGGGTGGGCGGGCTTGTGCAAGAACATTGGCAGTTTTTTCCCGTCGTCGCAGCGCGGGCGCGTGCTCGGGCTGTGGAGTTCGTGCTATGCCTTCGGCGGTCTTGTCGCTTCGCCCTTTGCCGGTTGGTGGGCCTACACCCTGGTCGGCAGTTGGCACGCGGCGTTTTTCTCCAGTGCCGCCGTGGTTGCCGGGGTGGCGGTGCTGTTTTTCTTCCTGCAGCGCAACAAGCCCGAGGACGTTGGTCTGCCAGCGGTGGAGCCCGAGCCGGAAAGCATGGTGCCCGGAACCACGATTTGCAGTATCTGGACGCCGCTGCGCGAGATTCTGCGTAACCGCACTGTGCTGACCCTGGGGCTTGCGTACTTTCTGCTTAAACCTGCGCGCTACGCGATCCTGCTATGGGGACCGGTCATGGTCTTTGAACAGATGCCGTCGGTGGGCAAGGTCGGCGCCGCAATCATCCCCACGGCCTTCGAGCTGGCCGGCCTGCTGGGCCCGATCATGATCGGCCTGGCCTCGGACAAGTTGTTTGGCGCCCGGCGCATGCCGGCCTGCGTGATCAGCCTGATCGTGCTGACGGTAACGCTGGCGCTGTTCATGGGTGCGATGCAAACCGGCAGCGTGATACTGGTGGTGGCCTTGTTGTTTGTCATGGGCCTGACCTTGTACGGGCCGGATTCGATGATCAGCGGCGCGGCCGCCATCGATTTCGGTAGCGCCAAGGCGGGAGCCACGGCTGCTGGTTTCGTTAACGGTTGTGGCTCGGTGGGCGCGATTCTCGGTGGGCTGCTACCCGGCTATTTCGACGGCATCACTGTGTTCATCGTATTCGCCGCCTGCGCCCTGTTCTCGGCGTTGGTGCTGGTGCCGCACTGGAACAGCCGTCCGGCGACAGCAGATCACATCCCGGCCGTGGCACCGAACACGGCCATGGCAATCAAGCCACTGCGTACCTGA
- a CDS encoding FAD-dependent oxidoreductase has protein sequence MRPFWLQQALDQEDERACPPLSADTHCDVCVVGGGYTGLWTALMLKEQNPALDVVLIEADICGAGASGRNGGCALSWSAKYFTLERLFGMQEAIRLVKASEQSIYAIGDFCRDHAIEADYRLDGTLYTATNRAQMGATDGVIAALERQGINSFRRLPVDEVQRMAGSAKHLEGWFSPAAATVQPGKLVRGLRRVALHKGVRIFERTAMTSLQEGPQAVVETATGNVRAASVVLGLNAWMARAFPQFERSVAIVSSDMIITEPQPQLLGQIGLTSGVSVLDSRIFVHYYHNTSDGRLMLGKGGNTFAYGGRMLPVFDQPSPYEALLRRSLGEFFPALAQVPVAATWNGPSDRSVTGLPFFGRLGAQGNVFYGFGYSGSGVGPCHMGGQILSSLALGLDNEWTRSPLVNGPLGYFPPEPIRYLGSLMVRNAIRRKEQAEDHGHRPRRLDVRLARFAAAAGKADKG, from the coding sequence ATGAGACCCTTTTGGCTACAGCAGGCGCTGGATCAGGAAGATGAACGCGCGTGTCCACCACTGTCCGCCGATACCCACTGCGATGTGTGCGTTGTCGGTGGGGGCTACACAGGGCTCTGGACCGCACTGATGCTCAAGGAGCAGAACCCAGCCCTGGATGTCGTGCTGATCGAGGCCGATATCTGTGGCGCCGGGGCCAGCGGGCGCAATGGCGGTTGCGCGCTGTCATGGTCGGCCAAGTATTTCACCCTGGAACGGCTGTTCGGGATGCAGGAGGCGATACGTCTTGTCAAGGCCTCCGAGCAGAGCATTTATGCTATCGGTGACTTCTGCCGTGATCACGCTATTGAGGCGGACTACCGCTTGGACGGCACCTTGTACACCGCCACCAACCGCGCCCAGATGGGTGCTACCGACGGCGTGATTGCCGCACTGGAGCGTCAGGGCATCAACTCTTTTCGGCGCTTGCCGGTGGATGAGGTGCAGCGCATGGCCGGATCGGCCAAGCATTTGGAAGGCTGGTTCTCGCCAGCCGCCGCCACGGTGCAACCGGGCAAGCTGGTGCGCGGTCTGCGCCGGGTTGCCCTGCACAAGGGCGTGCGCATTTTTGAACGCACCGCCATGACCAGCCTGCAGGAGGGGCCGCAGGCGGTGGTGGAAACCGCCACGGGCAACGTTCGTGCCGCAAGTGTGGTGCTGGGGCTCAATGCCTGGATGGCGCGCGCCTTCCCGCAGTTCGAACGCAGTGTGGCGATTGTCTCCAGCGACATGATCATTACTGAGCCGCAACCGCAGTTGCTGGGCCAGATTGGCTTGACCAGTGGCGTCAGCGTGCTGGATTCGCGGATCTTCGTGCACTACTACCACAACACCAGTGATGGCCGGCTTATGCTCGGAAAAGGTGGCAACACCTTTGCCTACGGCGGACGCATGCTGCCGGTATTCGATCAGCCATCACCTTACGAAGCACTGTTACGGCGCAGTCTCGGCGAGTTCTTCCCTGCGTTGGCGCAGGTGCCCGTGGCAGCCACCTGGAACGGTCCCTCCGATCGCTCGGTGACCGGCTTGCCGTTCTTCGGTCGCCTGGGCGCGCAGGGCAATGTGTTCTACGGTTTTGGCTATTCAGGCAGTGGTGTCGGCCCTTGTCATATGGGCGGGCAAATCCTTTCATCGCTGGCGCTGGGACTGGACAACGAATGGACCCGTTCACCGCTAGTCAACGGCCCGCTGGGCTACTTCCCTCCCGAACCCATCCGCTATTTGGGATCGTTGATGGTGCGCAACGCCATTCGTCGCAAAGAACAGGCCGAGGATCATGGTCACCGTCCAAGGCGTCTGGATGTGCGCCTGGCACGTTTTGCTGCAGCGGCGGGCAAGGCCGACAAAGGCTGA
- a CDS encoding YebC/PmpR family DNA-binding transcriptional regulator, translating to MGAQWKAKHRETAANAKGKIMGKLSKEIQIAAKAGADPDMNPRLRLAVEQAKKASMTRETLERAIRKGAGLDGDSVQYNSVTYEGYAPHQVPLIVECLTDNVNRTVAQIRVLFRKGQLGASGSVAWDFNHVGLIEATPASADADPEMAAIEAGAQDFAEGEEEGATLFITDTTDLDAVQKALPAQGFTVVSAKIGYTPKNPVSGLSDEQMAEVEAFLHAIDDNDDVQNVYVGLAG from the coding sequence ATGGGCGCACAGTGGAAAGCCAAGCATAGAGAAACAGCAGCCAACGCCAAGGGCAAGATCATGGGCAAGCTGTCCAAGGAAATTCAGATCGCCGCCAAGGCTGGCGCTGACCCGGACATGAACCCACGCCTGCGTCTGGCGGTAGAGCAGGCCAAAAAGGCCTCGATGACCCGCGAAACCCTGGAGCGGGCGATCCGCAAGGGCGCAGGTCTGGATGGCGATTCCGTGCAGTACAACTCGGTCACCTACGAAGGCTATGCGCCGCATCAGGTACCGCTGATCGTCGAGTGCCTGACCGACAACGTAAACCGTACTGTGGCGCAGATCCGCGTATTGTTCCGCAAGGGCCAATTGGGCGCTTCCGGCTCCGTCGCCTGGGACTTCAACCACGTTGGCCTGATCGAAGCCACGCCGGCCAGCGCTGACGCCGATCCGGAAATGGCCGCAATCGAAGCGGGCGCCCAGGATTTTGCTGAAGGTGAAGAAGAGGGCGCGACCCTGTTCATTACCGACACCACCGACCTGGATGCGGTACAGAAGGCCTTGCCGGCGCAAGGTTTTACCGTTGTTTCGGCGAAAATCGGCTACACCCCGAAGAACCCGGTCAGCGGTTTGAGCGATGAGCAAATGGCTGAAGTCGAGGCCTTCCTGCATGCCATCGATGACAATGATGACGTGCAGAACGTCTACGTAGGTTTGGCTGGCTGA
- a CDS encoding propionyl-CoA synthetase gives MTYQHSYARSIADPAAFWAEHADGLAWYRKPLQTLGERLDGTHQWFADGSLNSCYLALDHQIEQGRGEQTALIYDSPVTGSQQQFTYVQLRDEVARLAGLLRELGVQKGDGVIIYMPMVPQAAMAMLACARIGAVHSVVFGGFAANELALRIDDARPTLLLTASCGLEFDRVIEYKPLVDRALQLASHQPRKVLVLQRPQAPATLIEGRDLDWQQAVANARPVAPVELAAADPLYIMYTSGTTGKPKGIVRENGGNAVALSFAMRHIYGMQSGDVWWGISDVGWVVGHSLIVYGPLMNGCTTVFYEGKPIRTPDAGAYWRVVEQYRVNGLFCAPTAMRAIRKEDPEGELLRSYDLSSLRQLFLAGEKLDSSTHQWLESISGKTVHDHWWQTETGWPVTAPCVGLDGSAARPGSSNRAVPGYHVRVLDDDGQLLGPNQQGAIVIALPLPPGCSQTLWGDHQRYLDAYLTTYPGYYHTGDGGYLDDDGFVYIMGRTDDVINVSGHRLSTGEMEDLVARHPAVAECAVIGVHDEIKGQVPLALVVLKDGQGISEAALQSELMASVREQIGALACFNQVRVVKRLPKTRSGKILRAVLRKIADQQAYTPPSTLDDPAVLGEIEAVLASFARVG, from the coding sequence ATGACTTATCAGCACAGCTATGCCCGTTCCATCGCCGATCCTGCCGCGTTCTGGGCCGAACATGCCGATGGACTGGCCTGGTATCGCAAGCCCCTGCAAACCCTCGGGGAACGTCTCGATGGCACCCACCAGTGGTTCGCCGACGGCAGCCTGAACAGTTGCTACCTGGCCCTGGATCATCAGATCGAACAGGGACGAGGGGAGCAGACTGCCCTGATCTACGACTCACCTGTAACCGGCAGCCAGCAACAGTTCACCTATGTGCAACTGCGTGACGAAGTCGCGCGCCTGGCTGGATTGCTGCGTGAGTTGGGGGTGCAGAAGGGCGATGGCGTGATTATCTACATGCCCATGGTGCCCCAGGCGGCCATGGCCATGCTTGCCTGTGCTCGCATCGGAGCCGTGCATTCGGTGGTGTTCGGCGGTTTTGCCGCCAACGAACTGGCCCTGCGTATCGACGATGCACGCCCGACCTTGCTGCTGACCGCTTCCTGCGGGCTGGAGTTTGATCGCGTCATCGAATACAAGCCGCTGGTTGACCGCGCCCTGCAACTGGCTAGCCATCAACCGCGCAAGGTGCTGGTGCTGCAGCGTCCGCAGGCGCCGGCAACCCTGATTGAAGGCCGCGACCTCGACTGGCAGCAAGCCGTGGCCAACGCCCGCCCGGTAGCGCCGGTAGAGCTGGCCGCCGCCGATCCGCTGTACATCATGTACACCTCCGGCACCACCGGAAAACCCAAGGGTATTGTTCGTGAGAACGGTGGTAACGCCGTGGCCCTGAGCTTCGCCATGCGTCATATCTACGGTATGCAGTCCGGTGATGTGTGGTGGGGAATTTCCGATGTTGGCTGGGTGGTCGGCCACTCGTTGATCGTCTATGGCCCACTGATGAACGGTTGCACCACCGTGTTTTATGAGGGTAAGCCGATTCGCACGCCCGATGCGGGCGCCTACTGGCGCGTGGTCGAGCAGTATCGGGTCAACGGCCTGTTCTGCGCACCGACCGCCATGCGCGCCATCCGCAAGGAGGATCCGGAGGGCGAGCTGCTGCGCAGTTATGACCTGAGTTCCTTGCGCCAGCTGTTCCTGGCGGGGGAAAAGCTCGATTCCAGCACGCATCAGTGGCTGGAATCGATCAGCGGCAAGACGGTTCACGACCACTGGTGGCAAACCGAAACCGGCTGGCCGGTGACGGCACCTTGCGTGGGGCTCGATGGCAGTGCCGCGCGGCCAGGTTCAAGCAACCGCGCCGTGCCGGGTTACCACGTGCGGGTGCTGGACGATGACGGCCAACTGCTTGGCCCGAACCAGCAGGGCGCCATTGTAATCGCCTTGCCATTGCCGCCCGGTTGCAGCCAGACGCTGTGGGGTGACCACCAGCGCTATCTGGATGCCTACCTCACCACCTACCCGGGTTACTACCACACAGGTGACGGCGGGTACCTGGACGATGATGGTTTTGTCTACATCATGGGCCGTACCGACGATGTCATTAACGTTTCCGGGCACCGCCTGTCGACCGGTGAAATGGAAGACCTGGTGGCTCGCCATCCAGCGGTGGCCGAGTGCGCGGTGATTGGCGTGCATGATGAAATCAAGGGCCAGGTGCCGCTGGCTTTGGTAGTGCTCAAGGACGGCCAGGGCATCAGCGAGGCTGCCTTGCAGAGCGAGTTGATGGCCAGCGTACGTGAGCAAATCGGAGCCCTTGCCTGTTTCAATCAGGTGCGGGTGGTCAAGCGCCTGCCCAAGACACGATCAGGCAAGATCCTGCGTGCTGTGCTGCGCAAGATTGCCGATCAGCAGGCCTACACACCGCCCTCAACCCTGGATGATCCGGCTGTGCTGGGAGAAATCGAAGCGGTGCTGGCGAGCTTCGCGCGGGTGGGTTGA